The following nucleotide sequence is from Pithys albifrons albifrons isolate INPA30051 chromosome 2, PitAlb_v1, whole genome shotgun sequence.
GCAACAAAATCATGAGTGGAACATAACCCAaactttcccctttccccagtgataaaaaatactgtatttcttttaCTGCAGTTCTAAAAATCTTGGCAAAGTGGGAGTCCAGGTAGGGTTTATCAAGCATTATATTATGCGTAATTGAGGTCAAGATGTggacttgtttggtttttttttaaacacgCCATCAGTTCCTCAAGACCCCTGAAGGCATCCTGCCAATTCCTTAGTGTCTGCAGAACATTGTGGATGTAAATAAAGGAACTCAAAATGAGCCTGTGTGGAAGGAATCATTTGGTAGCCACTTTGAATGATGGTGTTGATTTCCAGCATGAAAGTGTTTAATCAGTTGGCTTGTTGATCCTGCACGTTATTAAAACCTTTCTGTGCCGTGCTTGCTTGCCAGTTAAAGTCACTTTGATTTTCATACCTGCTACAGTCTAAATTAAAATCTGGATATAAGTCACCTTACTTGCAACCTTTCTCTACAAGGTGTTGCTTTGAGCTCTGCAGTTGGAAGTGCTCAGcatctttctatttttcttccctatttGCTTCTCTGTATCTCCACAGTACTTTAGAAATATCACCCATTTCTTAGCCCACTTCTGAAACCGTGAAAGTGTCCCTGCATGTAAGGTAACTGGCAGAATAATATGCTAAGTTTATTCTTCATGCCTTCTTGAGAAGAATGgtgtttctgtatttcttttggGACTGCCTCAATGTATCtccatacaaaaataaaaatcttatttcTCTCTTACAACATGTTGGTAGTGTTTACTCTCTGACTTGAAAATGCGGTGTCAAGTACAAACAAGAGAAGTAATGGAGACATTTGCTCCAAGCCAGTTTGTTAATCTACCAAAAACAATTGTCTGTTCACGTTTTGTTTGAGCTACACTGGCTTCTCCTCTTGCCATGTAGCCAgattccaggccagtgaagcCTTCAAATCATGGAAGAAATTCAAAACTCTTGCAAGCATTCTAACATTTTTAATGCCATAACAGTCACAGAAAATTTCACGTGCCAAGAGCTTTTCCAGAAGGTCCTGAGTTCTTAGAGCTTCACCTTCTCCTATCCTTTCACACTCAGGTTCTTGGCTATCATCTTAGTTTTCTGAAAAGAGAAGGGATGATCAAGAGATAGAATTAGTATTTCTTCTCTGATGCGGCAGTGCGGTTTAGAGTCTGTTGCATTCtatgcatttatttccttttgttcccAAAAGAGGCTGGTATTTCCCCACAGACGTGTGATACCTGTGTCACTTCAGACTCTCCAATGTTATACCTGCTGCATTTTCACCAAAGTTAAATGTTATGCTACAGTCTTCCACAGGGGATGCATGTCCAGAGATTCAGCagtaaaaatctctttttctgggaatcttccttctttcctgaaGAACATGTTAGAGGAATATTCTTCATTTCAAAAAGTGGAGGTGCAGTTCCTATTCTAGTCAATGGAGCCTGGACAAAGACTTGGCTGACTTGCTGCGATGTGCTTCACTTAGTCTGTGCTAAATTGCTGTCCAAGCTTCATTGAttcaatttcaaaatatatttagtcCTCTTTTGGGTGGGAATGCTGCCCATGAAGAGTGTAGAAATGAATGAAGGTTCAGAGAACACCAATTCAAAATCTAGGCCACTTTTGCCTGATTATTTTTTGTCTAGGCAGTCTTTTCTATGCTTTTGCAAATTTAAGAACAGTACAGTTTTATGGAAATGCTGTCACTAGTTTTTTGCAGACACAGCATGAGACTAGGTGCATTTTCGGTCTGGCAATATATTCATGTGTTACCTGTACAGTTTGCTGCTGATAAACTTGGAAATAGTGAGTGTTGATATGTCCAGACAGGAAAACAAGAGTAATTTAAGTCATAGCTTTGAGGGACTTTAGTAGATGTAACAGTCAAGACTAAATCATATCTTTTTATCTGTACTAAGGCCTCTGTTTTCAAATCTACAGGTGAAACATTACTATTCATACATAAAATGGTATTTATACTATTGCAAAGTATTAATATTTGATAATACTTGATTCTGTTTGGTCATTGACTAATGACAGCAGATCTGGTAGATCTAAATTGGATTAACACATTTCTGTAGAATTTATGATCTTATGAGTTTGAGGGGTAGATTTCAAGATTTTGTGTGGTTTTTAGCCTGTAGTCTGCAGCTTTATAAACATAATTTATTCTGTGCTTTTTCCTCAGTTGAAATGTACAAGGAGCTTATGTTGAATcacactggaaagaaaatatggaTAAGCCCTTCAACAGGAAGTAGATTTCTAAAGGCAATTTCTTAGTCTGAAACAGAATTTTGTTCACTTTCAGAACATGCTACAAGTTTAGCTCTGTAAGAGAAGTTTCCTGAAGGGACTTGAACATTTTAGAGTTCACTGGTCAACAGTTGCCATTTTGAAGGACAACAGAGCTGAGGGTGGTACAGAGAAGAGCAAGTAAGAGTGATCAGTGATGGAGCAACTACCTTGAGGAGGGACTAAGTCTGACACTACTGAAAAAGTGGAGGAGGGTGGGGGCTGTGGCTATTTATAAAAGCATGAAGCTAGTGGACAAGTTGAATTTCTTAGGTGTTCACCAGATCTTGTGAGACTTGAGCTAGCAGGCATTCACTGTGACTAGTAGATTAAATTACAATAGTTCTCAAATTTCTTTAAGTAGCAGGTGATGAATTGCTGCAGCAAGAATTCTGAAGGCAGAGTATCAACAGATTTGAAAAGGTATTAGACAAATTCATATGAAATAAGCCCATAAATAAATAGTGACAAGAAGAACTCCAACTCCCTTGCTGTTATCAGTGTGGATTCTGAGCCagtacaagagaaacagattgCAAAAAAGGCTTGTTTGTTTTACTAAGTGGTATCTTCTGTTAAAACTGTCAGAGGCAAAATGTGGGTCTGATGCAGAAGATAATTTCTTGTATTtcctggttttgtgtttgtttggtttacCCTTTATTTGTAAAGATTGTCTTTTCTCATACaaatcatacttttttttttcaaatgagatATCCTGAACTGACCAtagatataatttatttatttcatattttacagTGAACAACCCTATACCTTCCAACCTGAAGTCAGAAGCTAAAAAGGCAGCTAAAATATTACGAGAATTTACAGAAATAACTTCCAGAAATGGACCAGATAAAATCATACCTCGTgagtaaagaaaatattttgattcaGCTAAAACCTTCACCACTCCCCTGTGTTGCAGTCATGCTCTTTTTGCTAATTCCCTCCATTTTCACTGATCACAACTTAGAGATGAATGAAGATTTCGAGTGCCATAACTTCTTTGAAAATACTCGAGAAGTAAAGGGTTTCAGTTTGCTGCATTCTTGGCAGATGTTACTAGAAGAGATCTTTTGAATATTTACCAACCATAGGATATGTACACTGGAAGGCTTCCCTCTGGAATGGATAGATGGACTGTCTCATGCTCACCCTGTAAATGTATGTTCTTAAGAAAGACCCTGAAACAGTAGCTCTAGTTCTTGAATATCAGTGTTTATTACAATTGGCCTAAATGAAAGTAAGTTGAAGCAAAGAGGTCAAGGTGCATTTCTCCTTTGATACTGGTTAAGCACTCTTATTTGCTGCTGTCctctttatttttacagttgTTACTCTGTATTTCTCTAGTGTCTTCCTCCatctggagctgctgtttgtggCTTTGAATTCATAGCTGTTAATTTCCGGCAGGTCTGCAGTAAGACTTGGAGGATGATGACACTGTATTTGCCACAAACACAGCATAATGCTATAAGCTGATTAGTCTGCTGTGTGTTGCTTTGATTTAAATTTGAACTCCTTAAAAAATTTATGGAGATGTTGTTGTCAGCCATTCACTGcctattttctgtttgtcttgCTAAGGCTACTCACACACAAGGTGTGGGGCACTAAGTAAGCAAACTAACTCTTTATGAGCTAATCAAGGTAGGTCAATCAGTTGTGTCAGTGTACAGGTTGTTACAGGCTGATGTGACCTGACTGACTTTGTGGTTCACTTTGGAATGAAGTCATTATCAATTCAACttcttttgcagttttctttaaGCTTTCCTTCAATTATTTGACTCTTACGTGTTGTAAATTGTTAAATgtagggttttgttttctcctcctcttaGAACGTCTCTTACAAGATCTTGAATAAATGATTTTGCTGTTTCAGCTCATGTAATAGCTAAAGCCAAAGGCCTTGCAGTTTTGTCTGTTATCAAAGCTGGATTTTTGGTGACTGCTCGAGGTGGAAGTGGAATTGTGTTAGCTCGTCTTCCTAATGGAAGTAAGtggatattttccttttgtattttgtgtgagaattaaaaaaaaaataaaaatagtttttcttcattatttcttttcatagcATGAAATGGGAGATATATGAAGAGTCAGGCCAGTAGAGGACAATGCTGTTTTCAAGTTTTTGTACTTTTGTTTGACCAGATGTAAATGCTTTCAAATCTTTATGTAaaagaatgaaatataaaaGCACATAGTTTAAAGCTcattagaaaaattaattatttccaaTTATGAAAACTGTGAGATAAATAATTTATACCAAAGATTTGTTTAGATCCCAAAGGTTTATATTTCTTAAATTCCTTCCTATGGGATGAGGCATTGtcgttctgtgattctgctgtAGTGATTTTGAACATagttttaagtgaaaaatttgTTAGTGGTTTTTAAGTGTAATAATAAAATGAGTATTTCTTGTAATACATGGTTAAAATTCTGTAAATTTATCTCGTTTTGAACAACAGCCTGGTCTGCTCCTTCTGCAATAGGAATTGCTGGCCTTGGTGGTGGATTTGAAATTGGAATTGAGGTAtgattttgcatttgaaatacTTGTTGGTATCTTTTTTtgcaagaaattaaaatgcattgGCAAACATCTAAATACTAGGGAAATCTTGTATCTACTTGTATCTAGTATCTACTTTTCTGTACCAAAAAAGgttattataaaattaatttatgcaAGACAAACAAAATAGGGGATTTGATCCTATCAGTCTAATTGTTTGGTGACAATTAGATGAAAAGAAGGGACATTACACTTGTTTCCTTGATTTCTCACTTCTAGCAGAGTGAGTTTTTCACTTACAGAAAGCTTCCTGTCAGTGTTGGCATATAAGCCAATTGGAATTAAAAAAGTATTGAAGGTGGAGTAAAATGGAGTCCGGCTAATATTTCTGTACTTCTCGCATTTCCCACTCACACTTGTGGTTACTGACATGACTCTTCAGTCTGAGAGCACAAAACTGATGGTGCCTCTTCTGAAGGAATGCTATGGAAGAGGAGCTAGTTTCCAGGTAGCAGAAATGGTTAAGTAAAGGACTCTCAACATGTTTGGAGAAATCCTGGTGAACTGAGTCCTGTCAGtgctctgcttctgcttctcatttcttcttcctcacaGCTCCTTCACACttgttttcatctttccttctctttctcactCTAGCCTCCCGACTtgtccttctcttttctttgtttagCTTCTGTTCTGCTCATTCTCAAAGAAAATCAGAGTAGCAATATATTGCCAACAAGATCTCTTGCAATGGGCATTCTGCTCTTCAGAAGAATCCATGTGTAGCTGCTCTGGGTGGTCCATGTCAGCCCCCAGTACGTCTCCTACAACTAACGAGCTatccctgtcctggcagccagTCAGCCAGCACTCACATAATGAGCAACAGATCAGTATTTTAATGTATCCTCATTGTTCACTGTGTGATCTCAAGCCTTATTGCAGTGCAGTTTTTAAACGATGCTGTGAATACaaaatcattaatttttgtAAGCGATTTTCTTCGGTTTTCATGACTACTTGATCTGAATGCACTATAAAACATATGGTTTGAACTAcagagtttggttttttgtaaGGTTTagggtgtttgtttctttttaaaacagttaAACAGGCTCTTCATATGTTTTGATTAATCTataaaattattcctttaaTTATCCATATCTGATACTTTAAATAATGTAGCCATTTACTATTGATACTTAAACAATTTTAATATCAAAGCTATTTGTGAGAGGGTTTTCTTCAGAGTAATATTGTGCCCTTCATTTGAAATTTTAGTCAGCTTACAAAATGCTGTTCCCTTACcacaatttgatttttcttctagaaaataTATGCTTTTGAGAAATACCTGAGTGTCTAAGAAGCCCAAAATCCAATTTCAGCATTCTTTTAGTCATATATaaacttaaatattttagaaactGGATAAATTTTATTCTGATAGGGGAGATTATAGTTGAAATAGTTGTCATGGTACTTCTGGATGGATTTAAATAACAAGAAGGAAATCACAGGCTTCAGAAGTCACAGTTAACAACTTGGTATCTCAAATTAAAGACgaatttttaaattcatataaatgctttctttgaaggttttctttctctgtccctgaaTGATTCAAAAACTACTCCGGTCAGCCATCTTTTGTTTGGGATGGGGTGGAGGCTACCACAGGGGGCTAACAAGAAAGACTTCTCTTATGCTGTGTGTAATAATCCTAGGCCAACCTTGTTTTGCAAATAATCTGGTATTTCCTCTTGTATTCCCTGCTGTCACTGTTTGGAATTTGGGGTAAGTTGAAAGTTTTTTCTGAACCTGGCTTTCAATCAAGTCCAACAGATGAAAAATCAGGTGCAGGAGACCTTGGGTAGTCAAAATACCTGTTGAAAAGATAATCCATCACAGTAAGGTATTGAAGTGTAATCTGCTGACACTGCTGTagctttgtggggtttttacCTCATTTAGTGGGTTTTCTGAACTTTCAGGTAAGATAGAGTGATCTGTATAGGATCATGCATGTGTTTGAAAGACTTTTGCCTGCTTTAAAATGCTCCCTAGGTTGGGAGAAGTGTTGGAGGAGACTTTTATGAAATTTATTAAATAGAACAGTTATACTTTTATAGTATTATGTCTTATGTCACAATTCaggcaaaataaaatcttttaaaaacaattgggtttttttgcattttgcatCTTTCAAAAATACATTGCTACTTCTTCAGTTATTTGATTTAGTAGGTTCTTGAAAAAACTGACTACATCTCATATTCAAGTCTTAAAAAGTTGGTTAATATTtgacacacacacgcacgcataatatatataaaaagccCCTatcaagaaaacaaagttttatCCATGGCTAGAAGACCTGTgtcctttctgatttttattctttggaCAGTAATTTTTgattcttttgttctttgtaaattctgtcttccttttattatttaattatggAAGGATCAAAATTATTTACATCTGAAAATGCCTTCGTAATTGTTTGCATAAGCTctagaaaataagaaattttaaattaggAAATTCTGAATTAAAATAGGGTTTCTGTTATAACTACTGTTTATCACATACTGACCATATCagcactttgaaaaaaatcagtcaaatTTGATTGAAAAAGTAgttggaaggaatttttttttcaaaataccttGCAGAAAAAGAATCAACTTTGTTATGAAAGCTGTTTCAAAAGAATCCTTTGCAATAAAGGAAGCGCTTCTCCTCTGCTGttctttcttcttaaaaaacaTAGTGCATAATAATACATAGTAAAACATAGTACATAGTACAAATGCTATTTGTATTTGATATTTTATAGGTTTCAGACTTAGTGATAATACTTAATCATGAAAGAGCAGTAGAAGCTTTTGCCAAAGGAGGGAATCTTACACTTGGAGGAAATCTTACTGTGGCAATTGGACCTCTGGGGAGGTGGGTAAAATACTGTCCTAATATGGTGTATATGGAAGGTAATTGTTAAAGTTATATGTAAACATTGATGTTGCTTTTTTTGCTGAGTTACAGAACaacctgggcaacctgtgtgtTGACTCGACCATATTGTTCTCACCAGacacttttttggtttttctctttttccttcctgataCGTCATTTATTGGTAGAAGGAAACTGTTCCTCTTTTTGCAGGAGACTGGCTGGGCTTAATGAAGAGCACAGGTGCTACTGTACCGACAGaactattattttcattaatgtatGGGTCTGTGCTTTCTGTCGCCACAGATCTGCCtgacaggaaataaaaactaCACCATATAATTTCTTTCTAACCTTTAAGTGGTTAAGCCAGCTTACTTTGAAGGATGAGATGACATAATCACAGAAAAATTTAACTTGGAAACAGACCTTACGAGGTTGCTAATCCAACCTCCTGCTTGAAGCAAGGTCTGTTATGACTTTAGATTAAGTTGCtcagtctttttttccagttgggTCTTGAAAATCTCCCAAGATGGATACTGCTTggtctctgggcaacctgctctaCTGGTCAGCTGTCATCATGGGGAAAAGTTTTGCCTAATATCCAgtcaaagcatttattttttctgtttatacCTATAACATTTTATTCTTCCACCATACACTGCTATAAAGAGCCTGGCTTCATATTCTTGATTACTTCTTCATAATACTTGAAGCCTGTGGTTAGGTTCACCCAACTCTCTCCAGGCTTACCAAGCCCAGTTGCCACAGACTCTGTTTATGAGAGATGTGCCTCcttatgtctttttttaatcttttctgaCAAAATAAAAGGGTGATACCTATTCCACAGAAGAGAGAGAGATCTGTGGGTCAGGGGAGGTCAATGAGTGTCATCTACCCTGCAAAAGCTTTTAGTACACCATCCTGCAACATCTCTGTGTTCAAGCTGGGACAGAGGTGTCAGGGTGGGGCAGGCTAAACGATTGCTGAGCAATTGTTTTCTCAAACAAGGAAAGAACCAGATCCTCAGGTTTGAAGAGCAGTGGTAAATGATTCATGTCGTACACTGAAGACAGGTTTCTGTGCAATTTCTCAGGAGACTCTTCTGGGACCTCTCCTGCATGGTATTTTTATCAGTGACCTGGAGAAGCATATGCAAAATATCCTCGTTTGTGGATGACACCAAATCAGAGGGTGCAGCCAATGCACTTCAGGGTAGGGCTGCCCTTCAGAGCAGTGGACCTAGAGAGTTTAGGGGAAAGGTCCGACAAGAAACCTCATTACATTAAGGACAAGTGCTAAGTTCTGCACCCCTGGTTTGGTGAATCCCCTGCAGTTATGTAGGCAGagcctgccaggctgggcagctgcCCTGTAGAGAAGATGCTGGGGTCCTGGTGGGCAGTGGGCTAAGCAAGCAGTTGATTCCTGACAGAAGAGACAGTGAAGAGTGTAGGGGGATATATCAACAGAACTGTAACCAGCAGGTAAGGGAAGTGATTGTTCCCCTTAGGCTGACATTTCAAAGACTGTCCCCAGAATATTGCGTCCAGTTTGGGACCTGTAGAAAGTTGTTTCTGAACTAGAGTGTGTGCAGTGCATGGCTACCTAAATGGCCAGGGACAAGCAGCATCTGAATGATGAGGCTGAGGAGCTCAGCTTGTTTAACCTGGATGAGAGAAGACCTTGAAGTCTTTTAAGAGACTGCATTCCCAACAGGGGATCACCAAGAAGACAGACCTCAGTTCTTTACTGAAAAGCATGGCAAAAGAATGAGAGGTGGTAGTCATAAACtggatatgagaaaaaaattttgaCATGAATAAAACTGAGCACTGATACAGTTGCTCAGAGTGTCTGTGGAACTATATGCTTAGAATTCATAAGAAACAGGCTagaaaaaacaacccagagCAACTTGATCTCAATTTCATGTAGTATCCATTTTGAGAAGACTGTCTGAGGTGTCTTCAAAACTAAAACATTATGTGATCCTGTGTAGGAGAAATACTGTAATCTTTCAAATCTACTGATGTCTGACAAGGCCttacttgaaatattttgtgctgacCATAAAGTCTAGGAGGATTTGGATATATTGAGTAGAGTTCTAGTCACCAGTCTAAACTGAAtcagataattttaaatttgattAAAATGTGGGTTAATAGTTTCCAGAGGAAGCCTAGTGGGAAGCATTCACATGAAGCAATGTTATTCTGTGCTTCAGAGGAAACCTTTTCAAACCAATTAATTACTTTGTACTGGGTCCTGCCTGAAAAAAGgattaaagtaaaataaaggattaaaagaaaaaggtaacTGCTATTCATGCTGCAAAGCCATATTAAAGAATATCaaccaaattttttttccttctagaaaCTTAGAAGGGGATGTTGCTCTGAgaagctctgctgctgtctATACATACTGCAAATCTCGAGGACTGTTTGCAGGTGTATCTCTGGAAGGAACCTGTTtaattgaaaggaaagaaacaaatcGCAAGTAAGTTCTCTCCAAATCTAGAAGACCCTGAGGTTAGCACTGTTGGTTAGTTCATAATGCAAGTAATGCTGAGATTTTGGGTTTGATCCCTGCTCAGTCCATTCAtgtaagggttggactcgatgatccttttggttcccttctaactcagaatattctgtgattcactgaAGGCATAGTGACAGAATTAACTGGGACACATTCAatttgggaaaataattttttgtggGAGCATTCTATGGTCAGTTTAGAGTTTCTTGAGGGTCAAGGTTTTCTTCAACTTAGATATCTTGCAATGGGTGTTAAGATGATGCTGAATGTTTAGAGATTATCTGACCTTAGCTAGCCACCATGTGCCAGTCGAGCTGCTTTGTCACTCCCTCTCTTCAATAGGATGGGAGGAGAAAAAGTGTGACAAactcatgagttgagataaagaGAGGTGAGATCACTTACTcatcaaaaaaaccctttaacATTGGTAAATTGGTTTAATTTATTGTCAGTAATAACGGAATAGGATAATCAGAAATAAGAACAAATCTAAAAAGCAACACCTTTCCCCTTGCACCTTCTGTTTTACTGGGCTCAGCTTCACTCACAGCTTCACTGCACTGTCCTCTCaagcagtgcagggacacagggaatgaGGGTTGTGGTCAGAATTCCAAATTTACAGCGTTGAACTAGTTCTGTCATGTCTCAATATACAATCAGTAGGAAAAATGAAGagccagggatggagagggagagcATTTGCACAAGGTGAATTTATCTAGAACTTCAGTAATGTCAAAATGATCAAAtacctgacttttttttaatcaggttTTATGGGCAGGATATTCGTGCTAGTGCCATCCTGCTTGGTGACGTGCCTTTTCCTGCTCAAGCAGATGATCTTTATGAAACTCTAGCATCCTTCACTGAAGTGTATGAAAATGAAGagcaaaaaaataatccagGAAATTCTGCAAGGGAGCAAAGAAGGGTTTGTGCACCTCTTTTTCACATGGgctttttctgttcctgaaCTGTTCCTAGTCAGTGTTAATGTTGATGTTCATGTGGTATTCTCAACTTCCCTATTGGATTATTAAAGGCGTAGCACGTTGCAGATACTGAATGGAAGTCATTTGTTCAAGTATTCCCCTGCTAGGCTCTTGTGGACAAGAATGTTGCTTGGTTTGCTTTTCatccttcagaaaaacaaaatatatccTTGTTTTATAATTGTACATTATCAAATCTGAGGTAATGATTAGAAATGTTTGATCAAGTATCCCTAATCAAGTTAATCGCAAATAATAAGCATACCAGATTAGTGTAGATACTCttaatttttccactttttctgtcttccaTTCGAACAATCACATTTACAATAATACTAAGACTATAGAAGATGTTTTCTTGTTGATGTTGCTGATAATCATTTACTTTCAGGTTTGTTACACCCGTAGTGAATTACTTAAGTGTCATGCGTATGTCACTAGTTTTTAGTATGCTTCTTGAGTTCAGTGGAGAAAGAGTGATTTTAACTCTGAAGTCACAATCTATGTCCAGATGTGATGCaactttttataaaaatttgTGTATTTTAGGTAAATGACCCACCTGCTAGACCATCATCTAGACCAGAGCCACCTAAACCCACTATTAGACCTACGCCACCAggttaaattattttgattaattaattctctttttaaaattagagcACTAAAGCAAATTGATATTATGCAGTTATTATAGTAACTGCttctataataattttttttaatactctttCTTGGGCAAGCACTGAAAGCATGTTGGGATAGTGCCATGAGTGATAAAGTGTAAATGGTTGGTCCGTTATATATTAATAAACCTTTTCTCTGTGACAGATTTTCTACAGAAACAGCATCTTTATAGTTGCAGAGTCATATaatatttcaaaggaaatacTCTTCTTTATTGGATGCATAGAAGCCTCATGGTACAATGAAACTTCTTAGTAAAAAAGAGCAGCTATACTAGAAACTGCTGGTCCAAGTTCTAGAAAATTCTGGTTTCTAGAAATCATAGTTTCTCTTTTAGGTTGTCAATGTCTTTTAATTGGTAAGGTTTTTACAATAGAGCAGAAGAGGCAGAATTTTGCTCTTTGACAGTTTGTCTACCAAAGTGCTTTCATTGAAAGTGAGGCTTTACTGTGCAACTCCTgttgttaatttattttctggtcAGGGATATGAGACAAAGtccttatttttcagttttaaactgCTCCTTAGATAACTGCAATCATTTCATAACTATTGAACTTGTACTGGAAAAGCAGTATACAAAATATTACAGTATGTTAGCATGGCCTGTAAGttgttactttattttctcttccagctAAAAAGAATACAAACAAACTTTATCCTGAACTTCCCAATGATTATGCTTCTGTGGGTAAGTACTAAGCTTATACTTATTTTATTAATGCAATGTGGAATATGAGAAATCCTAAAAGTACTTTGAAAGATatctaaaagtatttttctttattgtctCTGTGTTGAAATGAGATTCAGGTCTTGCATGCCCTCCTGAAAATACTCCATAAACGTTAATCTTATACCCTGGCTTTACAATCTAACAATTATGTTCTTTTTCTGAACTTTTGGTTTATTCTGTGAGCTTGAAAATTGCCCTGGAAGTAGTAAAAATTTTGTATGTTACCACctaatggaaatgaaaaagaaagctaaTATAGCAACCTTCTGTACAAGTTCCTTATGCAATGTACTGTAAttcctgttttaattt
It contains:
- the SH3YL1 gene encoding SH3 domain-containing YSC84-like protein 1 isoform X1; amino-acid sequence: MNNPIPSNLKSEAKKAAKILREFTEITSRNGPDKIIPPHVIAKAKGLAVLSVIKAGFLVTARGGSGIVLARLPNGTWSAPSAIGIAGLGGGFEIGIEVSDLVIILNHERAVEAFAKGGNLTLGGNLTVAIGPLGRNLEGDVALRSSAAVYTYCKSRGLFAGVSLEGTCLIERKETNRKFYGQDIRASAILLGDVPFPAQADDLYETLASFTEVYENEEQKNNPGNSAREQRRVNDPPARPSSRPEPPKPTIRPTPPAKKNTNKLYPELPNDYASVDNSLNDPVEVTALYSFEGQQPGDLTFKAGDKITVTTKTNSQFDWWEGRIGGQTGIFPANYVAITNN
- the SH3YL1 gene encoding SH3 domain-containing YSC84-like protein 1 isoform X2, with protein sequence MNNPIPSNLKSEAKKAAKILREFTEITSRNGPDKIIPPHVIAKAKGLAVLSVIKAGFLVTARGGSGIVLARLPNGTWSAPSAIGIAGLGGGFEIGIEVSDLVIILNHERAVEAFAKGGNLTLGGNLTVAIGPLGRNLEGDVALRSSAAVYTYCKSRGLFAGVSLEGTCLIERKETNRKFYGQDIRASAILLGDVPFPAQADDLYETLASFTEVYENEEQKNNPGNSAREQRRVNDPPARPSSRPEPPKPTIRPTPPAKKNTNKLYPELPNDYASVAGSWYDFDVERTILGNWEVSMCQRLSPVVNKNEGTLIWRHRVNVEERKERSMERLVWLHSLT